The Cryptomeria japonica chromosome 9, Sugi_1.0, whole genome shotgun sequence DNA segment catatcactatcaaaccaattgcaagccctggatattgatgttacaaaccaaaattcgaaagaattgagcttttatcatttatagaaaaaaagttatgcatttcgggaggcacatcactcttaaaaaatgtagtttgctgtaaaaaactactttttcgagggagatggaaaaattaaaaaaacatccttcaatttttatttatttttaaatatatagaatctacagacaaaatgctacaaatcactaagttacatcatcttcaaattcttaatagtttaaaagttatagttctcggaagttgaagattattttaaaaatgttcatcttagtgtcaaaagtggcaaaaaagtagGAATCgttattgtgagttcacctagaGGTGATCATAGGTGAATTGTTGATGCCAAACATGCTCATGGTTGGAGCTTGGCTCATAATCTTAAAATTTTGGTGATAGAAAAGGGAAACCTCTCTTTTGCATTATGAGAATGTCAACACTCTTTTCCTTCTAATTTGTACCTTTTCACATGTTTCCATTTCCAAATTTCAATGCCATGCAATTCAAATTGTTAAAAGTTGGGTTTTAAGGTGAAACATTTAATTACAACAAAATCTATATTAAAAGTTATTTTCTAAAGAAAAACACTTAATTACCACAAAATCTTATCCTTGATGTTTTCTTTTGTATTTGTATTACTTGGTTGGAGATTGACATAATCGATTTgtttataatcatttcatttttataTAATTAAGGAGATATTGTTATGACAACCTTTGTAAGTTggtaataacatgaaattattaAAGAGAATTTGATATTCTTATGTGCTCCATTTTGTATAAAGTACCACTTTCTTAGCATTCTATGTTACAAAGTGGTTATATATGAATATATTATATTGAATTTAGAATGAAATAACTCatgaaattacaaaaataaaattcaattttccaTGATAATACATCTAGCCTATAGAACAATATAATATATATCATAATTCAAAACGATaatccctatcaacattcaaaaaaatcatatcaataatttttttttatgtgacACATAAGTTAGAAGAAGATTACCCTTGTGATCTCATCCCTACCAGAAAAAAATTCTTACCCCGTAAACCAACCCCAACCCATTCCATGCCAACACTTAATCAAATCCAATTTAGTGAAACGGTCTATTTAAAAAGCATCATTTGTTTCAAAAGATGTGAAATTCATTTGTTAAAAATTTCTGCAGCGAGCACGATAATGCCTACCATACATTGGGGACAAAAACGACATGGAAATTGTTATGAATGTGCAAAATTCACCATTTTACACCAAGACTGTTTAGCTCTTTTGAACTTGTAAAATGCTAAATCATAAGAAACTGTACACCCAACTGCCAACAAACAAAAAATCCAACTATGCCATCCGCAGTCTCTTCAAATTTGTAATAAATTAATGGCAGCTGGCTGCATCTCGCCCAATTCATGGAATGAAATACGGAGTTCGCCTTTTACTGTTTTTGAGCAAAATAAAAAATGGCTGGCTGTGGTGGGAGGAAAAACTCTAATTTTATGAAAGAGCTCAAACTTGTGGCATAGCTGGGGATGGAGATGGGCAGAAGGTCCTATTAGCAAGATTCTGCAAAGTAGAGAATATATCTCATAGAGAACAAAGGGAAGAAAATCCAATCACGAACAAAACGAGTGAATCTTGAGGATCCTTCCTGCACAAATCCTATCACAAATGCAGCACTTGTAATACTAGATACTCGCCACCTTCTCTCCTGCAGGTATTTGTTGAAACAGGACTCTATCTTTTCCACCTGGACTTCTCCCCACTCTGCTATGTTTATAGATTTGATGGCTTGCTCTAAGCATCTGCTCAGATGGACAGCGTCCTCTAGAGCCATACAGGCGCCCTGACCAAGATCAGGCGTCATTGGGTGCAATGCATCTCCAACAATGGTTACGCTTCCCTTTCCCTTTTCCATCCCTCTTCCCCACTCCCATGGCCACACCCACCTCACCTTCAGATCTGCCATATTAATGGTCTCTGCTGGACTAGACTTTATTATCTCTGCAATGGGGTCAGGAAAATCCTTAACCATCTCCAGAGCTGCGTTTCGAACAATCTCAGCATTCCCACAGATCTCTGCATCTAGAACAACCGATTGAAAGTCAGACTGCAAGTTAGTTATGACAAATAGAAACAGAGCATGGAAAAAATTTGTGATTGAAGATTTTTATCTTGTCATTGCTATTTGATAGATGGAGATTGATTTCTTCAGTTTAGTGTAGCGTTCATTTGGATTTAAGGTCCCAGTTAATTATGATAAAATAGAAATAGGTGATGAAATCATTGTGTGAGTGAAGATTTTGTGCTGAATTGGAGGGCAGATTCAAGCTAATTAGGTAACATTAGAAATAGGGTATAGAATGTTTTTAAAGTAAAGATCTGTACCATCTCATTGTAATTGGATACATCATTAATTCAGTAACTCTTATTGGCGAAGTTTTTTGGTTAATACTCAAGAAattcaaacaacaaaaaaaaaaaatagtagtacCTTGTGGCTGTGATCTCCTGGTTAGAAACCAGTAGACTTTTTTGTCTGTGCAAGTGACAAACCCTGTCCTCAATCCTTTGCCCCAGACCTGTACGTTCAGCTTTTCGAAATTATGGCCTTCTGTATATGTGACCATGCCCCTAATGGAAGTGCGTCCCACAGATTTGGCTGGTGGGAGGCCCATCCATCTTGCAACCACTGAGTACACTCCATCACATCCTATCACGATCTGCAATGCGTACTTAAGAATAAGGAAGCTATTTTTAAAGAAAATGAGCTTCTGAAAAAATGCTGTGTTCCAAAAGCTTAACATTTTTTGTCATGGAGTAAATGTTCAAAATTACCAGAAAGCTCTACCTTCGCTTTGAGGGATGTTCCGTCTGCAAGCTCTAGCATGGTGAATGGAGAGAGGCTCTCTCTGTGCAACGACACGATTTTGGAGTTGAATCTGACGCTCCCTTCAGGCAATTCCCTGGCCAGTGCTTCCAAAAGTGCCATTCTTTCTATGCACCGAGATTCCAGTTTCACATTTGAGTCCCTGAACACAGAAAATTTGTATTTTTGACAAGAATCCCCAATTCGGAAATCGATGACTGGTTCTCTATTAGAGAGCTAATTTTTAATCTTCACAGGCTATAATCTTATACAGGGGAACCAACCCAGATTGTTTTAGCCTGTGCTGTTCGAAAAAATAAAGAACATTTTCCAAGTGATCATCCTTTTCCTTACCCTTTCCCTCCTCTTTTCAGACTGACATTCTTGCAAACTCCACTGCAAATTGAAAAGCCCCGAATCCTGCATACCCAAATCTTGGAAGTTTAAATCTCATAACTCCTCCCCTGAAAGAGATAATATATGATCAACATAAGATTTTTAATGTAAATTACCCGTCAATTTGAGAGTAAAATGGGCGAAGGGCATCTGCTACGCCCAAAGCATCAAGTGCTTTCCAGGCATTAGGCCACATATTGAAGGCAGCGCCTGCAGTTCGAAGGCAATCGGCGCGCTCAAGTACCAGGCTCTTCAATCCCACCCTACAATGGCGCCCATGCTGTGAGAATACAGATACATAATCGTTTAATTCAATGGAGAATATGAAAAATTATAGCAGTACTTACTTATGGAGGGCAAGTGCAATGGCTAACCCTGCAACTCCCCCTCCTACAATCACAATATCATGGTCTTCGCCCATCGTGGGTATGGATGGATGAATTTGTGAAATTGGCAGTGgcagagaaacaaaaaaaaatatgcacCGCAAAACAACAATCCACTCTGCGCACGCCTTCACGAAAGTCTTTGAGGAGAGTGGTGGAATGAAGAAAATTTGTTTGTAGTTGTTAACAAATTCATATGCATTCGCATCTTTAGTTTTTGCTGACACGACAATTGAGAGTCGACAGACTATTTTGGATACCATTTGATTATTTAAATCACAATTTTTAATATAGTTCCAAGATAGGAAGTAAATTACTAATGTATATTTAGTCTTCCTTATCACGAGATGACTTTTAACAAATTTTTAAGACCAAATTTGTCTTGTTCAATATATCCAAGTTTATGTTGTTCAATACACACTTGTTTTTATAAAGATTCTTATAGAAGAAGGTTTGGATAGCTTTCGAAAACCTTAACAATAGTTATATTTATCTTTAATTCCAATTTGTTTATATCTATCTCTAATTATAatcttcttttattttcctttatggaGGCCATTGTTGAATGGATAAATGTCATTTAACAGTTAAATGTCATGaacattttgtttttctttaaatattagtaaaatatcatatattcattaaaaaataagtTAAAAATTTGAGCATAAATTATATTTTGTCAGTTAATTTCTCATCAAGGTGATTTTTGAAATGCTAAAAAATAGTTGACAATTTAGGGGGTCCACTTTAgatattcttcttctctttttttttaaattttttttagaaagtagattcaaagCACTACAACTTTTGTTTTTGTCGCACTTTCAAAATTTGAGTGTaattatcttcaatttctcatccaagaGATCAACCTTTctcgattttagaaaaaaaaagatcACTTAAGACTACCTTTTGATCCTCCATTCCCGTGTACATACCCTATTTTACAACATCAATCAATATTCATACACAAGTGTACATGTGATCTATATGGTATAAAGACCTccataatattaaaaaattaaaattaaaggcATAATCAACTTTACTTTAAGAATCTTCTTAAAGTATTGAACCTTGGACTTTGACAAGAATGTATGATTTTGGAATTATAGTATATGTCCATTATATATGAGAACTTATCTTACTCAATAATGAAAACATGTTTAGTTTCATTTTATGATGAAAATTTAAAGAGTTAGTTGATAATGTTATGTTGGCTTGTATAAAAATTGTATGGACTATAACCTATGATAGCTTTTGATGGCCTTTAATAGATAAGTTTTTGGATATATTCAAATTATGAAGTTGTTTATCATATAGGTGATTCCTGTTCAATCATGCTAAGAATGCCAAGAAATAAATTTGTGATGAGTACATCTCTTCGTACTAAGTCTAGTGAGTCAACTTTGGATAATAAAACATATAAAGTCACATGAGATTAGGAAGAAGCTAGACTTATAATCATGCcactttattgtaatatcttaaggTACCATACAGTCTTTGTGTTCTTATTGGAATTGAGGCACATTTATTTTGTCTTAATTATAGCTGACTAGTGAAATTTCCATAATGATCAACTTAGGGTGTACTCTGAGCTATCTAGGCTAAGGTGTAGAATCATTAGACAATGAACCATGGCTCGTATAGAAGAGTAGAGATATCATTGTCCTACGCAATATTGATCTCTATGAAACTATGTTTGCACCTTAATGTTAATGAATTTCTTGTCACTAATGAAAATATGATAATGTGCAA contains these protein-coding regions:
- the LOC131030217 gene encoding monooxygenase 2 isoform X3, translating into MWPNAWKALDALGVADALRPFYSQIDGIRGFSICSGVCKNVSLKRGGKGDSNVKLESRCIERMALLEALARELPEGSVRFNSKIVSLHRESLSPFTMLELADGTSLKAKIVIGCDGVYSVVARWMGLPPAKSVGRTSIRGMVTYTEGHNFEKLNVQVWGKGLRTGFVTCTDKKVYWFLTRRSQPQDAEICGNAEIVRNAALEMVKDFPDPIAEIIKSSPAETINMADLKVRWVWPWEWGRGMEKGKGSVTIVGDALHPMTPDLGQGACMALEDAVHLSRCLEQAIKSINIAEWGEVQVEKIESCFNKYLQERRWRVSSITSAAFVIGFVQEGSSRFTRFVRDWIFFPLFSMRYILYFAESC
- the LOC131030217 gene encoding monooxygenase 2 isoform X1; amino-acid sequence: MGEDHDIVIVGGGVAGLAIALALHKVGLKSLVLERADCLRTAGAAFNMWPNAWKALDALGVADALRPFYSQIDGIRGFSICSGVCKNVSLKRGGKGDSNVKLESRCIERMALLEALARELPEGSVRFNSKIVSLHRESLSPFTMLELADGTSLKAKIVIGCDGVYSVVARWMGLPPAKSVGRTSIRGMVTYTEGHNFEKLNVQVWGKGLRTGFVTCTDKKVYWFLTRRSQPQDAEICGNAEIVRNAALEMVKDFPDPIAEIIKSSPAETINMADLKVRWVWPWEWGRGMEKGKGSVTIVGDALHPMTPDLGQGACMALEDAVHLSRCLEQAIKSINIAEWGEVQVEKIESCFNKYLQERRWRVSSITSAAFVIGFVQEGSSRFTRFVRDWIFFPLFSMRYILYFAESC
- the LOC131030217 gene encoding monooxygenase 2 isoform X2; its protein translation is MGEDHDIVIVGGGVAGLAIALALHKVGLKSLVLERADCLRTAGAAFNMWPNAWKALDALGVADALRPFYSQIDGIRGFSICSGVCKNVSLKRGGKGDSNVKLESRCIERMALLEALARELPEGSVRFNSKIVSLHRESLSPFTMLELADGTSLKAKIVIGCDGVYSVVARWMGLPPAKSVGRTSIRGMVTYTEGHNFEKLNVQVWGKGLRTGFVTCTDKKVYWFLTRRSQPQEICGNAEIVRNAALEMVKDFPDPIAEIIKSSPAETINMADLKVRWVWPWEWGRGMEKGKGSVTIVGDALHPMTPDLGQGACMALEDAVHLSRCLEQAIKSINIAEWGEVQVEKIESCFNKYLQERRWRVSSITSAAFVIGFVQEGSSRFTRFVRDWIFFPLFSMRYILYFAESC